The following is a genomic window from Candidatus Krumholzibacteriia bacterium.
GTGTGTCTGGGCGCAGCGGGGCTCGCCCTCGGCCTCTACGTCCTGCGCGAATGGAGCCTGCGTCTCCGTGAACGCCGGCTGCAGGCGCGGGTGCAGCATCTGAAACAACTCTTCGCCGAGCTCGACGCCGAGAGCGCCGTGGCCTATCGGGCGGCGCGGCGGCGGCCCGAGGTGCTCCGCGACCTGGACGCGCTCGAGCGCTTGTTGGCCGAGCGCCGTTCTCAGCTCGGCCCCACGAGCAGCGCCGAGGAGATCCAGGCGCTCTACGCCTCCTACGACGAGCTCGGCCTGCTGGAGCGCACCATTCATCGACTCGGCCACGGCAGGCGCTGGGCCGAGCGCGCCTTCGCCGCGCGCATGCTCGGCGAGATCGGCCACGTCCGCGCCGTCGACTCCCTCATCCGGGTCATGCGCGACACGCGGGAGGAAGACCGCGACGTACGCATGGCGGCGAGCCGGGCGCTCGGGCGCATCCGCGATCCGCGGGCCCTGGAGCCCCTCGTCGAGGCGCTGGGGTTGCCGGAGAGCTGGCTGCCGCCGCGCATCGCCGAGATCCTCCTCGAGTTCGGCGAGGCGGCGTGCGAGCCGCTGCTGCGCAAGCTCGCCGAGCGCGGCGAAGTCAACACCCGCGCCTGGGCGGCCGAAGTTCTGGGCCAGCTCAAGCACCCACGCGCCGTGCCGGCGCTGCTCGCCTGTCTCGCCGATCTCCACGACCAGGTGCGTTCTCGCGCCGCCGGCGCCCTCGGCAAGATCGGCGATCGCCACGCCGTGCCCGAGCTCATCCACCTCATGCTCGGCGATCCGGTGCCGTACGTGCGCATCCAATCGGTGCGGGCCCTCGGCGCCATCGGCGATCCCCGCGCTCTGCATCATCTCATCGACTCGCTGAAGGACGGCGAGTGGTGGGTGCGCGTGCGCGTCATCGAGGCCCTGGAGCAGCTGGGAGAACGAGCCGTCGAGCCCTTGCTGCTGGCGCTCGAGGATCCGGATACGGAAGTGCGGCAGCGCGCCGCCATGACGCTGGAACGCCTGGGCGTGCTCGACACCCTGCTCGAGCGCGTCGGCGATGGCGACGTCGCGGCGCGGGAGAAGCTGGTCGCCGCCGCCCAGTCGGGAGTGGTGGAGATCCTTGTCGCCGCGCTGGCTCACAGCAATCCGCGCGTCCGTTACGCGGTGGCGGAGATTCTCGGCGAAGTGCCCCACGCCACCGTGGCGGCGGCGCTGATCGAGCGGCTGCAGCAGGAGCAGGCGGCCCCCATCGTGGCGGAGCTGCTGCGCTCGCTGGCGAAGCTGCGGGAGGAGAAGGCGGCCGAGCCCATCAGCCGCCTCCTCGGGCACGGGAACGAAACGATCCGGGTGGAAGCGGTGCGGGCGCTGGAGCGTATTCCGTTCCCGAATCCGAACGAACTCCTCGCTGCCGCGGTGCGCGACCCGCAGCCGCGGGTGCGTGGCGGCGCCGCGGTGGTGCTCGGGCGCGTGGGTGACCGCAACTCGGTGCCGGCGCTCCTCGAGCTGCTCGGCGACTGCGACGCCGCGGTGCGCGCCGAGGCGGCGCGCGCCCTCGGCCTGCTCCGCGCCAGCGAAGCGGTGGCGCGCCTGGTGGACGCCTTCCACGACTTCGCTCCGGAAGTGCAGATCGCTGCTGCCCGCGCCCTCGGGCAGATCGGGGTGCCCGATTGCCTGGAGACCCTGGTGCGCGGCCTCGAGAACGCCAGCGCCGAGCTCGGCGACGCCATCGCCTGGGCTCTCGGGCAGATCCAGTGGCAGGACCCGGATCGGGTCATCGACGTGCTCTTCCAGGGGGCCGATCGCACCAGCCGCCTCGGCGTCATCGACGTGCTCGGCCAGCTCGGGCACGACACCGGGCGCGAGCTGGTGCGCGCCATGCTCGGCGATGGGGACGCCGAAGTGGTGTGCAAGTCGGTGCACGTCCTCGGCGACCTGCAGGATCGGGAAGCGGTTCCCGATCTCCTCGAGCTCCTGCGCAGTCCGGCGGAGGCAGTGCGCCTCGAGGTCCTGGACGCGCTGGCGCGCATTCAAGACGGGGGGGCGCTGCCGGCCATCCGCGCTGCCGTCTTCGATCCCTCGGAAGCAGTGCGCGGCCGCGCCGTGCTGGTGCTCGCGGCACTGCGCGACCTGGCCTCGGCGGATGTCATGCGCGGCGTGCTGGTGTCGCTGCGCTCGAGCGAGGAGATGCGCGGCTACGCCCTCCTCGGCCTCATGGTGCTCGACCGCGATGCCGATCTGCCGGCGATCCTGGAGACGCTCGAGTCGTTCCCGCTCTACGACTTCCTGCAGGACCGCAAGCGCAGTCAGGATCCGATCCTGCACGCGACGGTGGAGACGGTGCGGGCGGAGCGCGCCGTCGAGTTCGTCGTCGCCTCGCAGCGGTCGCGCACCGAGCTGGAGGAAACGCTGCTGGAAAAGCTGGAGACTTCCCAGGACGAACGCATGCGCGTGAAGGTCATTCGCACCCTCGGCTTCCTGCGCAGCCCGTCGAGCTACCCCGCCGTGCTCCGCACCTTCCACAAGGATCCGAGCGAGGAGGTGCGCATCGCCGCCCTCACTTTCCTGGGTGAACGGGCGCCGCGCGACGACTTCATGCGCCTGCTCCTGGAGGGCTTGAAGGACCTGCAGCCCCGGGTGCGGACGGAGGCGCTGCGGCGCCTGCACGACGCCGACCTCGACGAGGCCCTGCAGGTCGTCGTCTGGCAGCTCGACACGGAGGACGAGGGGTTGCTGGCAGCGCTGGCCGAGTTCCTCGGCGGGCTCGCACCAGCGCGGATCGAGGCCTTCCTCGACGGCGTCATGGGGCTCGAGCTGTCACCGCGGGCGCGCCAGGCGCTCGTGCGCGTCCTCGGTCGGGCGCGGCTGCACGGCGCGGCGGCGCTGCTCGAGGCGTTCCTCGAGGATGGTTCGCCCGAGCTGCGGCGCACGGTCACGGGCTCGCTGGGGCAGCTGCCGGCCCGCCAGTCCCGCCGGCTCTTGCAGGCGTGCCTGCAGGATCCGGATCTCGCCGTGCGCACCGAAGCGCTCGATGCGGCCGCCGCTCTCGGCGCCACCACAGCGCTGGCGACATTGCGGCAAGCGCTGGAGGACCCAGCCGCGGAGATGCGGCGCCGGGCGCTGCTGCACCTGGCACGTCTCCGCCCCGAGGCGGCGGTGCAGGACTTCCTCGATCTGTCGCGCGATGCGGAGCCGCAGGTGCGGGCGGCGGCGTTGGCAGCGCTGGCCGTGGAGGGGAGCCATAGCGTCGAGGAGGTCGTCGGCCCGAAGGACGTGCCGCTCATCGCGGCGGCGCTGCGGGAAATCCATCCGGCGGAGTTCTTGGAGAAGCGCCTCGCGGCGTCCCGCGCCGTGGGCGAACGGCTCGGCGCCTTGCGGGCGCTCTTCTTCCGTGATCCCCATAGCCGGGCACGGGCCCTGACCGCGGCGCGGGTCGACCCGTCGAAGCGCGTCCGCGCTGCCGGCGCGCGGCTCGAGGAGATCTTGCAGGTGTGGCTGCTGTCCCCCGAGGCGGCCGAGCACCTGGGGGCGACACCGCTCGCTCCGGTGACGGCGCTGCCGCAGCGGGCGGGAGCGTAGCCCCATGTATCATGACCTGGCGCTTTTCTTCACCTGGTCGTTCTTGGTCTATTTCCTCGCCTATCATAGTTTCAATTTCATGCTCCTCATTCTCGCCTTCTTCGATGTGCGGCGCGGTCTCTGGCTGCGCGCTCTGGATGCGCCGGATCTGCTGCTCAAGTCGCCCTACACGCCGCCGCTCTCGATCCTGGTGCCCGCCTACAACGAGGCGGTGACGATCGGGGCGTCGCTCCGCTCGCTGATGGCGCTCCGCTTGCCGCGTTTCGAGATCATCGTGGTCAACGACGGCTCCAAGGACAAGACGCTGGCGGTGCTGCAGGAGTCGTTGCAGCTGCGCCGGCGCGACTTCCCTTACCGTCCGGGCATCGCCACCGCCCGCGTGCGCGGTTTGTACGAGTGCACCCTGCCGCTGCCGCCGGCGGTGGAGCGTATCGTCGTCGTCGACAAGGAGAACGGCGGCAAGGCGGACGCGCTCAACGCCGGCATCAACGCCTCCGCCTGCCCCTATGTCATCTCCATGGATGCGGACTCGCTCATCGATGACGTGGCGTTGCTGCAGATCTTCCGCGTGCTGCTGGAGCGGCGCGACGTGGCTGCCGTCGGCGGGCAGGTGGCGGTGGCCAACGGCTGCCGCATCCAGCAGGGCAAGATCCTGAAGG
Proteins encoded in this region:
- a CDS encoding HEAT repeat domain-containing protein, with amino-acid sequence MLDRIATLLLQVCLGAAGLALGLYVLREWSLRLRERRLQARVQHLKQLFAELDAESAVAYRAARRRPEVLRDLDALERLLAERRSQLGPTSSAEEIQALYASYDELGLLERTIHRLGHGRRWAERAFAARMLGEIGHVRAVDSLIRVMRDTREEDRDVRMAASRALGRIRDPRALEPLVEALGLPESWLPPRIAEILLEFGEAACEPLLRKLAERGEVNTRAWAAEVLGQLKHPRAVPALLACLADLHDQVRSRAAGALGKIGDRHAVPELIHLMLGDPVPYVRIQSVRALGAIGDPRALHHLIDSLKDGEWWVRVRVIEALEQLGERAVEPLLLALEDPDTEVRQRAAMTLERLGVLDTLLERVGDGDVAAREKLVAAAQSGVVEILVAALAHSNPRVRYAVAEILGEVPHATVAAALIERLQQEQAAPIVAELLRSLAKLREEKAAEPISRLLGHGNETIRVEAVRALERIPFPNPNELLAAAVRDPQPRVRGGAAVVLGRVGDRNSVPALLELLGDCDAAVRAEAARALGLLRASEAVARLVDAFHDFAPEVQIAAARALGQIGVPDCLETLVRGLENASAELGDAIAWALGQIQWQDPDRVIDVLFQGADRTSRLGVIDVLGQLGHDTGRELVRAMLGDGDAEVVCKSVHVLGDLQDREAVPDLLELLRSPAEAVRLEVLDALARIQDGGALPAIRAAVFDPSEAVRGRAVLVLAALRDLASADVMRGVLVSLRSSEEMRGYALLGLMVLDRDADLPAILETLESFPLYDFLQDRKRSQDPILHATVETVRAERAVEFVVASQRSRTELEETLLEKLETSQDERMRVKVIRTLGFLRSPSSYPAVLRTFHKDPSEEVRIAALTFLGERAPRDDFMRLLLEGLKDLQPRVRTEALRRLHDADLDEALQVVVWQLDTEDEGLLAALAEFLGGLAPARIEAFLDGVMGLELSPRARQALVRVLGRARLHGAAALLEAFLEDGSPELRRTVTGSLGQLPARQSRRLLQACLQDPDLAVRTEALDAAAALGATTALATLRQALEDPAAEMRRRALLHLARLRPEAAVQDFLDLSRDAEPQVRAAALAALAVEGSHSVEEVVGPKDVPLIAAALREIHPAEFLEKRLAASRAVGERLGALRALFFRDPHSRARALTAARVDPSKRVRAAGARLEEILQVWLLSPEAAEHLGATPLAPVTALPQRAGA